In one Mustela lutreola isolate mMusLut2 chromosome 8, mMusLut2.pri, whole genome shotgun sequence genomic region, the following are encoded:
- the BICD1 gene encoding protein bicaudal D homolog 1 isoform X12, with translation MAAEEVLQTVDHYKIEIERLTKELTETTHEKIQAAEYGLVVLEEKLTLKQQYDELEAEYDSLKQELEQLKETPFANEALCGQ, from the exons ATGGCCGCAGAAGAGGTATTGCAGACTGTGGACCATTATAAGATTGAGATAGAGAGGCTGACCAAGGAGCTCACGGAGACGACCCACGAGAAGATCCAGGCTGCCGAGTACGGGCTGGTGGTGCTGGAAGAGAAGCTGACCCTCAAACAGCAGTATGACGAGCTGGAGGCTGAGTACGACAGCCTCAAACAGGAGCTGGAGCAGCTGAAAGAG ACACCATTTGCTAATGAAGCACTTTGTGGACAATGA